In Eulemur rufifrons isolate Redbay chromosome 15, OSU_ERuf_1, whole genome shotgun sequence, the genomic stretch TAGGATTGTTAAAAAAAGTTACTACACGAGAACGTAGTAACAGATTAGGAGAACAAAACAGTGTCTGGAAACAAACCCAAGCAAATTTAGTATTTGTGAAATGTGCCATCACATATCAGTAGGGTAAGGATAAACTATTCATTTAATGTGTTTGGAACAACTAgctaattatttggaaaaaatctcCCTACTTCCCAATATTCACAAAAGGAAATTCTAGACAAATTAAAGAGTTCAACATAAGAAAACCAAACTGTAAGAAAAGCATTAGAAAATGATATCATTtcccagaaataaaagataagaaaataacataagtaaacatgtttataattttgaggCAGGACAAACCTTCTGTAACAAGACACAAAGAACAACATCGGGAAACTGACTAGATCCAAAGGTGAAACCGACTAGATCCAAAGGTGAAACCTTGGAACAATAAAACTTCTAAGTAAGGTTAAAAGACAAGTCCTAGACCACTTTGGAGAAAATGATTGGGAACTAGTAATGCTTTAGGAAATTAATCCGGAGATGAACTAGACAGACGGagataatattatctttttttgtgaCCTTTTAGAATCACTAGGCAAACtaaaaggggagaaaaggaaCTTACTATAAAAACACAGTGACATTGTATCGCTACGTTATTTTAAATGACTCATAACACTATGCATATTCATTACTTTATAGGTCTGTTTATGCTACTATGTTCAGATCTCAAGGACAGAGACTGTAGCAACTCTATTCCCTTGAAGATAACAGATACTCAGGAAATGTTGCTTATACACCACAGAGGACAGAAACATATTTTATGAACTCCATGATGCTGTTAGGTGTTACTATTAGAGAAGTGAGGCATAAGAAATCTTATTAAGAAATGAAGATCAAACTACTGTTTCACGAAAAGTATCTTTTGGGGCTCAGATAAACTTAGCAAAAAATACATCAGTAAAATGTCATAGACATTTGCAGAAAATTCTctgattgaaaaagaaaaaaggaaacacgCGGGGCACGGGTGTGGACttacacttataatcctagctctctgggaggccaaggtgggaggatcgcttgagctcaggagttcaagaccagcctcagtaagagtgagactctgtctctactaaaaatagaaaaaaattagccaggcatggtcgtgcgcacctgtagtcccagctgcttggggggctgaggcaggagaattgcttgagcccaggagtttgaggttgctgtgagctaggctgtcgccatggcactctagcccaggcaacagagcaagactctgttttaaaaaaaagaaagaaagaaaaaaggaaataatacataCAACTCACTgtcatttcactttttattctaaaatattgatGTAAATCCATTTAATTAAAGTAATCAgagtttccaacattttatttaaccatgTTCATTAGAAAAAATGTTTCTACCTTAAGACTTTTATAAGAAGTGTTAATTCTGTTCTCAGGTAAACAACTTGGCTATTATATGTTAtgtgtacttaataccactgttTTTCTAGCTCTCAGTTTGCAAAATGCTAAACATGGTATTCCCAGTGCCCAGAACACAGCTGGCACAGTCACgtccagtaaatattttttgatcaaATTAATTTGGTAAGTAAGACAcaggaaaaaattctcaaaaaaaaaatttttttttgagacagagtcttgctctgttgccgggctagaatgccatggcatcaagctcatagcaacctcaaactcctgggcttaagaaatccttctgcctcagcctcccgagtagctgggactacaggcatgcgccaccatgcccagctaagttttttctatatatatttttagctgtccagataatttctttctatttttagtagagacgggggtctcactcttgctcaggctggtctcgaactcctgacctcgagcgatcctcctgcctcggcctcccagagtgctaggattataggtatgagccaccacgcgcggcctaaaatacattttaaggaaATTTGTTTCCACTgagtgtggtagctcatgcctataatcccaacactttggcaggattgcttgaggccaggaattagagatcagcctggacaacacagtgagactctatctctacaaaaaatattaaaaattagccgggcatggtacgcctgtagtcccagcaactggggaggctgaaacagaaggatcacttgagcccagaagttcaaggctgcagtgaactatgatggtgccactgtactccagcctgggtgacagagtgagaccctgtctcttaaaaaaaaaaaaaagttaaaaaaaaaaaatctgtcacctAAAATATTAGACCTTATAGTTGTTACTAATTAAAACATTAACagtgaaaagaaagcaaaacaagagaAACATATACaataatagaactaccatacaataaCAATACAATGAGAACATTTACAACATttacaacaaaaaaacaataccAAGGGTAGGTAAAGAATTCTCtaacaaaccaattaaaaatgaaaaacagtaaagaatcaactaaatgggcaaaagatacgCACAGTCAATTCACATCAGGGGAAATCTGACTGGCCAGGAAACATATGAGAAGAGGCACAGCCTCAATAGTAATCAAAGAAACACACAGTGAAATAAGAGAAGTACCATTTTTTTGCCCATCGGATGGGCAACATGAAGACCAATAAAGCCCAGGGTTGGCAAGGATGGGGAGATGAATATCCTCCGGTGCAATTCCTGGAGGTAGAGAACAGTAGAGCAGGCCTAGAGGGCAACTTGGCAGCTTCCGGGCATACTTAGTATAGGTGTGCCCTGCCCACCTAGCAGTTTCACTTCCTAGTGGCTACACCAGAGAGATCCTTCCACACGTGCTTCAGCACAGATGTACAGGGATGTACCTTCCAGCAAGGTTTCCAcagaaaagaattagaaacaacCATTAATAAAAAAGTGACTCCACGATGGTATAGCCACACTATAGAATACTATggagcaattaaaaagaaagaagtcagtctGTACACAAAGACAACGGAAGACCTCCAAAAGAAACTGTTAAGCGCAAGAAGGAAGCTGCGGTATAAGATGTTTGGTGTGAACCCTTTGtgatagaaaatagaataaaaaggaaaactataaatttCTGTGGGTACATAGACATGTAAGTAAATAGATAGGAAAGGTCTGGAAAGACACATCAAAGTGATAACAATGGCTAAATCTTGGGAGGAGTAGGTGGGGGGGTCAAAGAGACTTGAAACTTTAAATTTCTCACAAGAATATATTCACGTATTTCTagttaaattcaaaataaagttactttttgtagaaagagaaatgagagaagagagTCTGCGAGTGGGGGTGTTGGATGGGATTATGTGACTAGGAGAGGACGCTAAATGATCACATGGGAaatgacagaaacagagagaaagagaaagcgtAGCGCCACCAGGGGGCAGAGCTGAGGGCCAAGCCAGAAGGAAGGAGGCTGGCGGGCAGGGTCGGGGAAGAGAAGGGcgcagagaggaaaggaggaggcagGCCGAGTTGCAGACAGGAGCTCACCATCGAGTCAGGGAGTCCTGGATGGCGTTGGTGAGCGCGTGGCCCAGGTGCAGGGAGCCTGTCACGTTGGGGGGTGGGATGCACATCATGAAGACACCTCGGGGATTTGGTGCTGACACATTAGGACGCTGATGGTGGAGAAGGATGGCATGCGCTAAGGCCTCATGTCACCTCTCCCAGCCCCGTCCCAGGCAATGTTTCCTTCAGCCCTGCCCTttccccccactccaccccctgGGCCAGGCAGCAGTGCCCACTTACCCCATACTCTGGCTTGAAGAAGCCCTGCTGCTCCCACCAAGGGTACCAGGCGGCCTCCACATACTGAGGGCTGTAGGAGTCGGGCATGGTGCCACTGACatctgggggagaggagggcagggctcaGCACGAGGCTGGGAACAGCTAAGAGGAGGACAGGCCAGCAGAGAAGGATCAGGGGCCCTGTGGCTCACATCACAAGACAGGCATTGGAGGCCTGGGGGACTCTGCAAACTCTCACCAAGCAAAGTGGTGGGAGCAAGAACAGAGCAAGAAGGGGTGAACACTTGGAAGGAACAGCTGAAGGGCAGGCCCCTTCCCCCTCCTAGTACCTTTCTTTTCCCCGGGTGGGGTTGGGAGGTCATAGGTAATGACCCCAGGATCCcgtttttccctcttctctgcttTCGGTTTCTTCTGCTTGGGAGGGAAAAGACATAGGCCCAGACATTAGCCACCCCACCATGGCATCAACCTTCCTTCCAGCTCCGCCCTGGCCTCTCACCTCCCCCAGAGGTGGATGCTGCTGTTGGATCTTCTGTTTCTGTTGGTATTTCTCTAACTTCTCCCGTTTCTTTGCCTCTTTCTTAAGCTGAGCAGCTGTCTTTGGGGGTGCAGGGACCTCGGAGCCTGGACAGAGGCACAGAAATTCAGACTCGGCCTGCTGGGGACCCTGTGTGAATGGTGCTAGCAGGTTTCAGACGGGCTATTTCAGTTGCCCAAGGGCTCACCCAGGCTGTCCTTCCACCTTACCCTCCCCTCCCGCAGGCCACTGCCCCAGTGATTCTGCCATTCTtatgagaagaaagaaagtgaGTTGTACGGGAGGCCCCACAGGAGCCCCCATCCTCCCACTCCTTACCCTTCCTAACCTGACTGTTGAGAGAGAGGCCTGGCCCCTGAGAATAGAACCACTTCTCCCAGTACGGCCCGGAACTCTGGCTGTCGGACACACATGAGAAACCAGCGAGTCACATTACCCCAGATCTGGCGGGCAGGTGGGTCGAGGACCTGGGATGGGAAAGAAATGATGACCCTCAGTCACTCTACAGTGAGGTCTGAGGGGAGCACTCTTCTTCCCCAGGCCCCGGTGACTCACGTATCGGAAAGGCAGCAGCAAGGCTGTGACAGCCGCCAGGTCAGCCAGAGTGGGGGCCTCCCCGGCTAGGTAGGTGTGCAGCCGAAGCCACTCCTCCAAGGGGCTcagggccctgcccagggcccccagcaCAGCCTGGCAGGAAGGGGAAGGGTATGAGACAAGGCTTGACCCACCTCAGTCCCCACCCTCGCCTCCAACCCCACCCAACCCATTTGGCCTCCCTCCACTCCTACTGCCACACATCACCACCTCTGAGGCCAGGTTCTTCTTCACTccaatggggataataaaaatacttctgATTCACCCAATAAATCCCCACTGAACACACATGCAATATATTAAGCACAGAGCAACACAGTAATGCCAGGTCCAGAGCATCAACAAGTGTCTATTCAGCACCTCTCGAAGGAATGAGACAGGCCGGGCGCcatggctcgcgcctgtaatcctagcactctgggaggccgaggcaggtggatcgtttgagctcaggagttcgagaccagcctgagcaagagtgagacccccgtctctactaaaaatagaaagaaatgatctggacagctacaattatatatatagaaaaaacttagccgggcatggtggcacatgcctgtagtcccagctacccaggaggctgaggcagtaggatcgcttaagcccaggagtttgaggttgctgtgagctaggctgacgccatggcactctagcccgggtaacagagtgagactctgtctcaaaaataaataaataaggaatgaGACAACAGGAACAGAGCCCTGACCTGGAatagtttacattctagtgggggaacaataaatgagcaaatacaTAATACATTGCCCTATTTTCTGAACTCctatgaaggaaaacaaagcaggCTGAGGGGAACAGGAAATTCCAGGAGAGAGGGGCTATTTTTGATAGGGTAATCAGGATATGAAGGAGCAAGCCAGGGTCTGTCacacagtcattcattcattcaagaaatactaTGTATCCACCATATGCTCAACACTGTGCAAGGAGGCAGAGCCGTCAGTACACTAGGCACAGCTCGACTCTAGAAGCACTTCCAGTTACAATCTAGTGGTGTTCTCTCCCTCACTGCCCTTCCTCATTGCATTCCTCCTGTATCTCCTCCCAGCAACTGTATCTCTTCCCTCACCCAGTCTTTCCCTGCAATTCAAATAATCTCTACTCTCATCAGTTTCAGACTCATCAAACTTTTACTCAGAGACAGACCATGTGCTCTGTGCAAATCTTTTAATCTCATTAACTCAGTGAGGCAGGTATTACCTCAACTTGTGTGTTTATAGACTAGGaagaccaaggctcagagaatttaACAACTGTGCCCAGCGTTACCGTACCAGGTAGCAATCTGGGATTTGAGCACTCTTTTTCCACATGTGACAAGCTACCTTCCTGTCTCATTATCCATTCCAATCCTTGCTTCTTTCCTCTGAATGTCCCCTCTCCACCCCCGCTCTCACCTGGGGGTCTTGTGTGGAGCTTCGAAGTCCCAGGGCTGGCAGCGTGGCCCCACAGGCAGCTGGTATTAGCTCCGTGTCGGCGTAACTGACCCACTGTTGGACGAGGACAGCTGCCCTGCTGCCCCCAGGACCCCCCAGGCCTGCTGGCCACAGCAGCTGGGCCACAGCCGTGGCCCCCCACACCCAGAGTCCCCCCGGCCCCTGCTCCAGGGCTGGCAGGcggggtgggggaaagggagtCCTGCTGGTCGGGGGCGGCTGGAGACAGATGCGGGGGGGTGCTCCTCCCCAACCGggaccctgcccagcctccccatAGCGAGCGGCTATGAGGGCTCGGAGGCTGGGGAAGGCATCCGGGTGAGGGGAGACGTAGAGGATGGACATAGTTGAGGGGTCCGAACGAAGTGGAAAACCTAGGGAGAAGGAGACACGCGGAAGACTGAGGGACCCAGGGGGTCCTATGTTTGAATAGAGAGGGGCCCCTCTCGCCTGGGTCCTCCGGAGGCCCCCAAAATCCCGAGGACTGAGGGTCTGATTAAGCTATAGGACATGAGGACCCGGCTCTCAGAGTGGCAGTGACAGTGGGGAACACCTGGGAAGAGGGGGACGGGGGACTGCCCGCGATCGCGGGGCCTCGGGGAGTGTGGGAGACTCGCGGGAGCGGGTCGGCGTCCGCTAGGATGCGGGTTCGAGCCGCGTTTACGTACTGGCGGGAGAGGATCAGACCGGGCCGGGAATCCACCTCACAGCCAGGCGCCGGCTGCGGCTGGACCGGCCGGACGGCCCGGGCGGAGGAGTCGGCCGGGTGGCGACGAGGGGCGGCTCTCCGGGTGACCCTAGCTCCTGGAGACCGCAGCCCGGGAAGTCGCCGCCCACGTGTTCCCCCCTTTGTGACAGGGAGCGCTTCCGGGCCTGCGGGTCCTGGCGGGGGCGGCCGTGCCCCGCCTGCACGTGCGCGCGGGGCCCAGCCCGACACCGCCCCCGCGGCCGCGCCGCTCGCCACCCGCCGCGCTCACGGAGAACAGCGCGGGGCGCGGGCGCAGGACCGGAGGACGCCCCCGGAGAACGCGCTTCCGTCAGGCGCCGCCGAGGGCACCTCGCACGGGTCCTCGGGCCGGGCCGCGAGGGCGGCGCCCAGCGGGTGGCGGGGGAACAGGCCGGGAGGGTCGGGCCCGGGGCGAGAGCGGTCCCCAGCTGGTAGCCCGAGCCAGCTGAGGCGGGAGCTGCGTGACAGGGACCGAAGGAGAGGTCCATTTGCTACGGCCCTGAGCGTCCAGCTTCCTCCCTgaacctcatttcttttttttttttttttttttgagacagagtctcgctctgttgcccgggctagagtgagtgccgtggcgtcagcctagctcacagcaacctcaaactcctgggcttaagcgatcctactgcctcagcctcctgagtagctgggactacaggcatgcgccaccatgcccggctaattttttttttttgtatatatatattttagttgtccatataatttctttctatttttagtagagacggggtttcgctcttgctcaggctggtctcgaactcctgacctcgagcgatccacccgcctcggcctcccagagtgctaggattacaggcgtgagccaccacgcccggccctcattTCTTCATATATGAGAAGAGGGCCACGCTAGATGGTCTTTAAGGTCTCTAAGGCTGAGAATTCTCATTTGTTCAGGAACTcgtatttgctgagtgaatgaaatgTAGTCATCCCCACATATCTTCTCTTCACAATACAAATTGCatcacttgtttttatttatcttctacAGATATTCAGAAAAAGTGTATTGATTTGGCTGGATTGACGATGAAACCCACCAGCATCAAATGCATTTTGGTGTCTCTTGACACTGTCACATTAATAGGACACAGAGATGGAAGGGCAGGAAGCACTCCAGTTGTAGGTACAGTATAAGCAAAACGCCAGAGGGAGAACATGGAGGTAGGGGCGTGTTCAGGAAACATGGTGTAGTCCAATTGTATTATATGCTTTCTACCAAGGAGAGTGGTGGCAGATAATGCTGGGAAGTTGGGTTGGGTTCTTGGCTGGGGGAATGGGAAGTAACAGGGCTGGGATGAATTCAACATCCTTTTCCACCCTCCAGTCCCCTTCCCAAAACACAAACTACGGAACCAGAACTCAAATTTGCATCATAAACTTTATTCCCGATGCGGGACAGATTCCTTCCATCCCCCAAATGAATCACATGCTGCCCCGGAAATAACTTGGAAACTCTCCCAGCATCTCCAGGGAAGGACAGAGTGGCAGATGCTGGGGACTGGGAAGGCTTTGTAGTTTCCCAGCCTACCTATCCTCCCCTTCTCAACAAAGGATAGCTGTTCCCCACTATTACTCCTCttatccctttaaaaaaaaaaaatcactatgtaaaagaaaaaaaaaaaaaaaaacacctcaagtGCTGGGGGAGAGGGGTCCTGGGCTGGGACTTGAGGTTATGGGTCAACAATGGAAgaagaggacagaggaggagCCGTCACTGTTTCTGTTGCAGGGCTTCCTTCCTTGCTGCATCCTGTAGCAACTGCGTGTCCACCTCATCTGCCGGCAACTGCACATAGCGGACCACTGAGCCCCGGATGAAGCAGTTCTTCACTGATAACTAGACAAAGATAGACAAATATGAAAACACCCTTTAAAATGTCCTCTAGCCACTGGGGCCAAATGCTTTAGAGGTGTTTCCTCTTCCCCACGCTTCCCAACTCACCATGTGAGGATATTTCTCAGGATCTGTGACACTGATGTCAGTTAGTTTTATGTTGAGATACTACGAGAGGAAAATGAACACCATCACAACCCGAGAGACACAATGCAAATACCTAACCCTTAAGGTCTCTCCTCTCCTCTAAGAACCGATTCCGGGCCCTTGCTAATAGCTCACCTGATCCACAGAATGGAGGGTTCCACAGATGCTGtcaagggcagaggaagggaagagccAAATTAGTTTACACCGAAATCAACATAGAGGTGACTTCAGAGCTATGATGAGAACATGGCTGGGTGAAGTCAAGGACTTGAGAAGCCAGAGAAGGTGGAATCAAAAGCGGCATTCCTAGGCCTGGAGTAGGAAAGACAGAGCTGACGAGTGGTTTGTTACTTTAGACCCCACCTCTCTCCCTAAACCAAtccgttctttttttttttttttttttgagacagagtctctctctgttgcccaggctagagagagtgccgtggcgtcagcctagctcacagcaacctaactcctgagctcaagggatcctcctgtctcagcctcccgagtagctgggactacaggcatgcaccaccatgcccggctaattttttctatatatatttttagctgtccatataatttctttctatttttagtagagatggggtctcgctcttggtcaggctggtctcgaactcctgagctcaaacgatccgcccacctcggcctcccagagtgctaggattacaggcgtgagccaccgcgcccggtggTTCTTGATAGCTACCATTAAACAACTGTTGCGGGCTACACCTGTACTCTATATAGTATTTGTAATCTTACCATCCAGGGGTTCAGAGACattgttctaaattttttttttttttaaggagaccGAGACtcattatgttacccaggctggccttgaacttctggcctcactcaatcaatcctcccaccttggcctcttaaagtgctaggattacagacattgGCCACTGCACCCAGGCCCATCAACTATCTTCAAACCTTTGTTGCTTGGGAATCAGAGTCCCATACGTAAATAAAGGTAGCTAGCACTGCTCTTGATGATGCAGGCACAACTGATGTCCTTTCTTCCCCAATTCTCAAAACCCCTGAAATGTTGAAGACTGCTTCCAAAACGCCACTGCTCCAAGCCATGCTACCTCTCTCCCAACTTAATTCTGTCAATGGCTTCAATACTACATCTTACAACCTCAAATCCCATGAGTTGTACTTCTTTACCTTCCATGTCCGTGAATCCCCATCTTCTGCTGACTTGTTTTGAACATTTCTGTAATTCCCTTTTTAGTCTGACCTCTGCAAACCaaggtcttttgtttgtttgttttgaaacagaatctcactctgtggcctgggctagagtgctgtgacgttggcctagctcatagcaacctcaaactcctgggctcaagtaatcctcctgcctcagcctcccaagtagctgagactacagtcgttcgccaccatgcccggctaattttttgattctattttcagttggctggctaattttttctatttttagtagagacgggggtctcactcttgctcacgctggtcttgaactccggacctcaagcgatcctcccccctcggcctcccggagtgctaggattacaggtgtgagccaccacacccagccaaagcAAGGTCTTATTACTTTGCACCTCAATCCAGGtcaggccaggcagggaggctcacacctgtaatcctagcactctgggaggctgacatgggaggatcgcttaagctaaGGGGGTCGAGACCAGCATGTGCAAgagcgagatgctgtctctactaaaaacagaaaaaattagccaggcattatggcgcacacctgtagtcccagctactcagggggctgaggcaggaggatcacttcagcctaggagtttgaggttcctgtgagctaggctgatgccatgttactctagtctggacaacagagcatgtctgtctcagaaaaagacaaaaaaagaaaaaaatccaggccAGCCTTTCATCTGGCCACTTTGATCATAACTGTCCTGCATGTCATCACCAGATTCTAAGAATCATTTATGTGTACTCAAATGTTTCATGAGCCCACAACAAAAAACCACAATATAGTGTATGTATGTGGTGTGCTAAAGGTTGCCAATAGTTTTTCCCTAAGAATAATTGCTTTTCAATTGCCCTTCCTGgtttttttggtatttaaaaaaaagaaaaagggcaggtgtgatggctcattcctgtaatcccagcacttgtgGAGGCTAGGCAGGAGGaatgattgaggccaggagtttgagacaagcctgggcaagcccgtctctacaaaaaatttaaaaattagccaggtgtggtggcttacatctgtagtcctaggtactcgggaggctgaggcaggaggatcacttgagccctggagttccaggctgcagtgagctatgattgtaccagtGCACTTCAGCCCGAGTGACAGAACaagcaagacctgtctcaaaaaaaaaaaaacaaaaaaaaaacacaaagtttttaaataaaatgattgtaataaatggcagttttaaaaatgttcttaccTTGCCAAAAACGAAGTTAGCAGTTCTCTGTTGGAACCcaatttttgtaaaattctaaaaaagtctttgaaatccagtatCTGAGACCTACTGCCTCAGTGGTGTTCTCACCATAGACCTAGATGCTGAAATACTTTTGACAGCACACCACCATCTGCAGCAGTGAAGTAACATTTAGGAATTGCATAAACGGgtatcatttcattcattcccttAAGGAGGAGATATGTGACA encodes the following:
- the LSM2 gene encoding U6 snRNA-associated Sm-like protein LSm2 → MLFYSFFKSLVGKDVVVELKNDLSICGTLHSVDQYLNIKLTDISVTDPEKYPHMLSVKNCFIRGSVVRYVQLPADEVDTQLLQDAARKEALQQKQ